The Candidatus Methylomirabilota bacterium genome includes the window CTGCAGGCCCTGGCCGTGCACTGGGTCTTCACGACGCCCCGTTTCGCCATCACGGCCGTCGAGGTGCGCGGCGCCGCCCGCGTGCCGACCGAGCGCATCCTGGACGTGGCGGGGGTGGCGCCGGGGACGAACCTCTGGCGGGTCGACTCCGACGCCGTGGTCGGCCGGCTCGAGGCGCTGCCCGAGATCCGCCGCGCGGAGCTGATCCGCGAGCTGCCCGGCCGCGTCACCATCCTCGTCGAGGAGCGCCGCCCGTTCACGCTCGTGCACGGCAACCGGCTGCACTGGATGGACGAGGAGGGCCGCGTGCTGGGCGAGGAGCGCCAGGCGGTGGTCCCGCCCGTCCCGGTCATCACCGGTCTCACCGAGGACGAGGTGGCGACGATGCGGACCGAGCCGTCCCCGAAGGCCCGCGCTGCCATCGCGCTCATCCGGACGCTGCTGCGGAGCGGCAGCCCACTGGCCGCCGCGATCTCCGAGATCGACATGAGCCGGCGGGAGGGGCCGGTCCTCTGGACGGTGGACGGCATCGAGGTGCGGCTGGGCACGGAAGACTGGGAGGAGCGCCTGGCCCGCCTCGAAGGAGTCCTGTCGCAGGTCGCCAGCGAGGAGGGCGCGGTGAGCGCCATCGATCTCAGGTTCCGCGACCAGGTGGTGCTCAAGAGAGGAGGCCAGGGATAACGCGCGCCAGGGCGAAGGACCTCATCGTGGGCCTGGACGTGGGAACAACCAAGATCTGTGCGGTGATCGCGGAGCCGAACGGGGCCGGCGGGATCGACGTCATCGGCGTTGGAGCCGCCCCCTCGCGGGGACTCCGCAAGGGCGTCGTCGTCAACATCGACGCTACGGTGGAGGCGATCAAGCAGGCGGTCGCCGAGGCCGAGCAGATGGCGGGCTTCGAGGTCTCCGGCGTGTACGCCGGGGTGGCGGGCGGCCACATCCGCGGCGTGAACAGCCGGGGCGTCGTCGCCGTGGCGGGCAAGGAGCGCGAGGTGAGCCCGATCGACGTCGAGCGCGCCGTCGAGGCGGCCCGCGCGATCAACCTGCCGCAAGACCGCGAGATCATCCACGTCCTGCCCCAGACGTTCGTCGTCGACGATCAGGATGGCATCCGGGAACCGGTGGGCATGTCGGGTGTCCGCCTGGAGGTGGAGGTGCACATCGT containing:
- a CDS encoding cell division protein FtsQ/DivIB; translation: MSRRGLVSPRGGGMALTDLGERSAFIARQRLGRPGSRGRRERPRRLARWARRVGFLAAALLVLALQALAVHWVFTTPRFAITAVEVRGAARVPTERILDVAGVAPGTNLWRVDSDAVVGRLEALPEIRRAELIRELPGRVTILVEERRPFTLVHGNRLHWMDEEGRVLGEERQAVVPPVPVITGLTEDEVATMRTEPSPKARAAIALIRTLLRSGSPLAAAISEIDMSRREGPVLWTVDGIEVRLGTEDWEERLARLEGVLSQVASEEGAVSAIDLRFRDQVVLKRGGQG